The following are encoded together in the Capsulimonas corticalis genome:
- a CDS encoding beta-L-arabinofuranosidase domain-containing protein produces the protein MSTTKFEMTRRQFIQFAMISSGMLLSAELGSRAAVPPPLKTRSYAVFQDLPAGAIEPSGWLRTNMEKQAEHLGSKLPQISWPFTGTYWKGEEQGESWWPWEQMSYWIDGATRLAIVLNDKALMRQVREAIDYALTHASADGYLGPKFFEEPTGDFHRWPHALFFRSLAAASDATGETEIAEAMRKHYLSDKAAYGKPTRNVVNIETMLWCYERTGDPRLLALAENSWREYLTVAHDAEHGDLSELRVFSAAPIDAHGVTYMETAKQPAILYAHTGKAEYLKFALAAQRRVFDHHMLIDGIPSTSEWYRTKTSLDSHETCDISDHTWSWGYLLTATGSGVWGDRIERACFNAGPGAIKNDWKALQYFSCPNQFLATLNSDHNVMAHGGRMMAYQPNPGQHTACCGGNVHRLLPNYVMRMWMKQPDGGLAATLYGPSKLTTTVGSKNEPIEITQTTEYPFEEQIHFTIGLKRAVSFALSLRIPEWCDDPHLTRNGKPIGKLSIRDGFVTLRRTFQPGDRITLTLPMKTAISRWPQNGVGLEHGPLVYSLPIEANWTPVVEERYTTSKYPSWNATPTSAWNYGIVLDAAKLKDSVQFERRAVSSDPWSNPPTRLIVSAKKIEDWVLQVNPDDPDQKFTPPLPEFGASKVADLRETLTLIPYGSTHLRVTIFPDLAAVKSSS, from the coding sequence ATGAGTACGACCAAATTCGAAATGACCCGGCGTCAGTTTATCCAGTTCGCCATGATTAGCTCGGGGATGCTTCTGTCTGCGGAGCTTGGAAGCCGAGCGGCGGTCCCACCGCCGCTGAAGACGCGATCTTATGCGGTGTTTCAGGATCTTCCCGCCGGAGCGATCGAGCCGAGTGGATGGCTGCGGACCAACATGGAGAAGCAGGCGGAGCACCTTGGGTCCAAGCTGCCGCAAATCTCGTGGCCGTTTACGGGAACGTATTGGAAGGGCGAGGAGCAGGGCGAATCGTGGTGGCCGTGGGAGCAAATGTCCTACTGGATCGACGGCGCGACACGCCTCGCCATCGTGCTGAACGATAAAGCGCTGATGCGGCAGGTGCGAGAGGCAATTGACTACGCGCTGACCCACGCCAGCGCGGACGGGTATCTTGGGCCGAAGTTCTTTGAGGAGCCCACAGGCGACTTCCATCGCTGGCCGCATGCGCTCTTCTTCCGAAGTCTGGCGGCGGCCTCGGACGCCACGGGCGAGACGGAGATCGCGGAGGCGATGCGCAAGCACTATCTCTCCGACAAGGCCGCTTACGGAAAACCCACCCGCAACGTCGTCAATATCGAGACGATGCTCTGGTGCTACGAGCGGACCGGCGATCCGCGGCTGCTGGCGCTTGCCGAAAATTCCTGGCGGGAATATCTAACGGTCGCCCACGACGCGGAACACGGAGACCTCTCGGAGCTGCGGGTATTCTCAGCGGCGCCGATCGACGCCCATGGCGTCACCTATATGGAGACGGCCAAGCAGCCGGCAATCCTGTACGCCCACACCGGCAAGGCCGAGTATCTGAAATTCGCTCTGGCGGCGCAGCGCCGGGTCTTCGACCACCACATGCTGATCGACGGCATTCCTTCGACCTCGGAATGGTACCGCACGAAGACATCGCTCGACTCCCATGAAACCTGCGACATCTCCGATCACACCTGGTCGTGGGGATACCTCCTGACCGCGACCGGGAGCGGCGTGTGGGGCGACCGCATCGAGCGCGCCTGCTTCAACGCCGGGCCGGGCGCGATCAAAAACGACTGGAAAGCCTTACAATATTTTTCCTGTCCCAACCAGTTCCTCGCCACGCTCAACTCCGACCATAACGTCATGGCGCACGGCGGCCGGATGATGGCGTACCAGCCCAACCCCGGCCAGCACACCGCCTGCTGCGGCGGAAATGTTCATCGACTATTGCCCAACTACGTCATGCGGATGTGGATGAAACAGCCCGATGGCGGGCTGGCGGCGACGCTGTACGGCCCATCGAAGCTCACTACGACAGTCGGCTCCAAAAACGAGCCCATCGAAATTACCCAGACGACGGAATATCCCTTTGAAGAACAGATCCACTTCACGATTGGCCTGAAGCGCGCGGTTTCCTTCGCGCTGTCCCTGCGTATTCCCGAGTGGTGTGATGATCCGCACCTCACACGAAACGGCAAGCCGATCGGCAAGCTGTCCATCAGGGATGGCTTCGTCACACTCCGCCGGACGTTCCAGCCTGGAGACAGGATCACGCTGACTCTGCCCATGAAGACAGCCATCTCGCGTTGGCCCCAGAACGGCGTCGGCCTGGAGCACGGCCCGCTCGTTTATTCCCTGCCGATCGAGGCGAATTGGACTCCGGTCGTCGAGGAACGGTATACGACCTCCAAATATCCTAGCTGGAACGCCACGCCCACAAGCGCCTGGAATTACGGGATCGTTCTGGACGCGGCGAAGCTCAAAGATTCCGTTCAGTTCGAGCGGCGCGCCGTCTCCTCGGATCCCTGGAGCAATCCGCCCACCCGGCTGATCGTCTCCGCGAAAAAGATCGAGGACTGGGTGCTCCAGGTCAATCCCGACGATCCCGACCAGAAGTTCACCCCGCCGCTGCCTGAATTCGGCGCGAGCAAAGTGGCCGATTTACGGGAGACCTTAACGCTCATTCCCTATGGATCCACGCATTTGCGCGTCACGATCTTTCCAGATCTTGCTGCTGTCAAGTCGTCGAGTTGA